The DNA window AGACCCAAGCCCAGCAGAGCCATGCTCAAGAGTCGAACCTTGCCCGTTGATGGGCCAACCCCCTTTGAGCTCATGGTTCCAAAGGCCGCTCAGGTCGCGGGATGGATTGAATCGTGGTGGGTTTGACCACATTGATCAGAAGTCCATCCTGGGTCTGCGTTGTCATCGTCCCCTCGATGGCCAGCCATTGATCCGGCTTTGGATCCGCGTTCTCAGGCCATTCAATCGGCAGTCCAGCAGGGGTGGCATCAGCCAGGCAGCAACGCACGGTGAGACGGGCGAGCTGGGGTTGCATCCCTGGACGTTGAAGCACAAAGCCGCTAATTCGCACGGGATCGCCTGCATGCAAATTGGGATCGGGTTGACTGCGGAGCAGCCGCACCCATTCGGTCAACGTGCGTTGTTCAGGCGGTAGGAAAAAACTCAATCGCGGCGCCTCAGGCAAGTTATCGCTGCGATTCGAAGCCAAATCACTGAAGGAGGGTGATGGGGGAAACAGCAAAACCAAACAGGCCACCGCAACTGAAATCAGCCAGCTCAAAGGAGCTGGAGACGTTTTTGAGCGTGAAGCAAAGCGCAGCTGAAGAGCACCGAGCACCATCAGAACAACGCCTGCAATCGCAACCACTGGATGAAAAATTGCATTCAGAAGCAGATCCAAACGAGCCGACAAACTGCTCCAGACCAACACCCATCCCCAAAGCAGCAACACAAGGGGTGGTAGGTATCGCGTTTGTCGAATCCGGTTCAGACGTGGCATCGCTTTAGAGCATCACAAGATTGACCCACTGGCCAATCAGAAGAACGAACAACGTTGCTGCAACTGCGGTGATTGCAATGGCGCGCGTGGAGAGAAGCACCGTGAACAAGCCAGCAAGCTTGAGATCGACCACTGGACCAAGAAGCAGAAAGGCCAGCAAAGCTCCCGGTGTGACCTGAGCTGCAAAGCCAAGCGCAAGAAAGGCATCAACGCTGGAACACACCGAAACCACGAGTGCCAAGGCCATCAAAGCCAGCACCGAAACGGTAGGGCCTGACCCCAAAGCCAAGAGCCAACTTCGTGGCAACCAGGTTTGAACCGCAGCGGCAAGGGCACAGCCAAACACGAGCAGGGCGAGCAAGCTCAAGAATTCACGCGTGCTGTGTTGAAGCAGCTCTGCAGGTCGCAGCGGAACCTCCTCCAGCCGACGTTCCGAAGCATTGAAGTCCACACCCACCAGCCCACTACGACGTTCGAGCAGTCCAACGCGAGAGAGGGGTTGACTCAGTCTTCGCTCTTCGAGCAAGGCAGACGCCAACAAACGTGATTCAGGCAGCAAGCCGAGAAGAGCGCTGAGCCCGATCGCAATCAGGAAGGCACCAATGGGTCGTCCCCAAAGCAACCAGGTCTGATCTGGAAAGGCTGCCCAAGTGCTCGCTAACACGATCGGATTAAGAACTGGCGCTGCAAACAAAAAACCAAAACCAGTGCCCAGCGGTGCTCCGCTTGCAAGCAGACGTCGTGCAACGGGAACATTCCCGCATTCACAGGCGGGCAAAGCAAATCCGAGCAAAGCCCCAACAACTGGGGCCAGAAGCGGGTGGCGTGGCAATCGCTTGATCCATGACGACTGGGGTACCAGCCATCTCGCCAAACCAGCAATCGCAACGCCCAGAAGCAAGAAGGGGAGCGCTTCGATTAACAGACCTTGAAAAATGGCCCAGCCAGTGGCGAAACGTGTCATCAACCCTTGAAGTGGCTAACTCCAGCCATGACTGGCTTGATCTTCAACGTAGGCCGCAACATCGGCAATTTCATTTTCACTGAGCACATCCAGAAATGCTGGCATTGCGTTACGCCCGTAGGTGACCTGAGCCACGATTCCGGTCTCATGCCCAGTCACGTAGTTGGGGAGAAAAGCTTCAAGGTCGGCCTGCCGCAATGTCCGCTCACTCTTCACAATATTTCCACCGCCGGCATGGCATGCGGCGCAATTGGTATTAAAAATCTGACCACCCCTCACGGTGTCAGAAGCCATCGCACGCATTGGCATGCTTAAGACCAGCAGCAAAGCAAAAGCAGCAGATAGCAAAAAACGCATGGTTCCCAATATCAATCCTCACCATTCTCAGGAG is part of the Synechococcus sp. WH 8016 genome and encodes:
- a CDS encoding permease; its protein translation is MTRFATGWAIFQGLLIEALPFLLLGVAIAGLARWLVPQSSWIKRLPRHPLLAPVVGALLGFALPACECGNVPVARRLLASGAPLGTGFGFLFAAPVLNPIVLASTWAAFPDQTWLLWGRPIGAFLIAIGLSALLGLLPESRLLASALLEERRLSQPLSRVGLLERRSGLVGVDFNASERRLEEVPLRPAELLQHSTREFLSLLALLVFGCALAAAVQTWLPRSWLLALGSGPTVSVLALMALALVVSVCSSVDAFLALGFAAQVTPGALLAFLLLGPVVDLKLAGLFTVLLSTRAIAITAVAATLFVLLIGQWVNLVML
- a CDS encoding c-type cytochrome; this translates as MRFLLSAAFALLLVLSMPMRAMASDTVRGGQIFNTNCAACHAGGGNIVKSERTLRQADLEAFLPNYVTGHETGIVAQVTYGRNAMPAFLDVLSENEIADVAAYVEDQASHGWS
- a CDS encoding TIGR03943 family protein → MPRLNRIRQTRYLPPLVLLLWGWVLVWSSLSARLDLLLNAIFHPVVAIAGVVLMVLGALQLRFASRSKTSPAPLSWLISVAVACLVLLFPPSPSFSDLASNRSDNLPEAPRLSFFLPPEQRTLTEWVRLLRSQPDPNLHAGDPVRISGFVLQRPGMQPQLARLTVRCCLADATPAGLPIEWPENADPKPDQWLAIEGTMTTQTQDGLLINVVKPTTIQSIPRPERPLEP